The segment tgcctccaacaGCACTGTGATCATCTGCCGCTGGTTTATTGGAAGTCCCCAGAAACAGCCTTTGGGGTGCAGCCTTTCTCAATTACGCtacaaagctatggaacacactacctgtTGATATCAGGGAAGCCAGCTCActacatatttttaaaagaatgcTAAAAACATATTTGTTCACTTTAGTCTTTAACTAGCGCTTACTTTCCTCATATAGGTCCGAAACTCTTTCTTTGCATGCTTTTACTTTCTATTTATGCTCCACGCTGCTGCAACTTTAAAGCCTTAtctgtttttatgatttttagttttctgttctgattttatgctgttttatgttaattctattttcatgtgaagcactcagtgccTATAGTGCCCTTATTGTAAACCActctgcatttcttgtatgaaaggtactaaataaataaagttcattaTTACTACTATTGTTATTCTCATTATCATTTAGGTAgaggatctgagtacttcctccaccactggttgtgataataaaacaataaccagtacaaacctgctctgtgtaaccGGACAGGGTTGTAAACAGCGTCCAGTAGTTTCCGTTGTCGGTGATTCTCTTTTGAACTGAACTCAAGTTTCTCCTCGTACTCTGCTATCGTTGTTTCAAACAACTCAAAGATCTCTTCAGCAGCCGCAGTTAGTCGCTGGTTGACAAAGGCTCTCAGCATTTGAACTTTAGACATGTTTACTGAATCACAGCAACTTTTCCTCCAGACACACTCCTTTAAAGACGGTTTGTTCACTCTGATGGGCGCCGCGTTACTGGATACCGCCGCCTCCGTCTACTTCCAGAGAGCAATACAACTTCATTAGCTTCGTACGACACCGGACAATCCGCAATTTTTCAATTAGAAAGGACAGTGCAGACTCCATTCAGACAAGTTTATCTGGACATTGTGGGTTCAGGAAAAATACAGTTTGTTCTCTATCGAACAGTCACTCCGACTCCGCTGTGTGGCCgagttctgtttttatttccagcTTGCACACTATGCTAACTTCATTTAGCATTCTTAGCTAACAGAGGTGAGCCTACGGTGAAACGTCCCGAAAACTTAGAAAAAGTTCACTTAAGTTTTACCAAACATACGGCCTCTGGTGGTTCACTTCGGTTTTATCTTATAGCTACTCTCACAGATAACTCTTCTACGTGACAGAAACAGCGGAACTCAAGGCGGAAAGAGATGTTTTCGACAAATCTCCTCAACCAGACTCCGCACCGGAAGCGACACTGCTTCCGGCACCacttcttcaaaataaaaggtccATGTCTGTCAATTATTCTGAGATCGTTGTACAGCAGAGTGGTCCTTGTCAATGTTATTTCATACAGTTTATTATGTTATTGGATCATTATTACTGATACTTCATGATTTAAGCAGCATCTTGATATTAGTTAGTTAGTTCATATCCACAAATCCCAGTGTAATAACTCTAAACCCTCCTTGAAAATGACACCAAGTCACACATGAAAACCATTTTTCCGAAAACAAGAAGGCTGTTAAGACGATAAATTTGTGCACCTTCttaatgtatttgtatttaatatTGTTTTCGGGCTTTGTTTATGTCctgtttaattatattttttgtaatgATTTATGTCACTTCTATGTGGTTTGTATTCGATTGTCTAATAAAgaattaaaacaacatgaaacgaaatactcctcctccttcttctcctcctccttcttcttcttcctcttcttcttcttcttcttcctcttcttcggCTTagtcttctgttttttttgggggggggggggggggggttaactNAAACGAAatactcctcctccttcttctcctcctccttcttcttcttcctcttcttcttcttcttcttcctcttcttcggCTTagtcttctgttttttttggggggggggggggggggttaactGCAGTTTGCGACCAAGGTCTTACACTGCTGCCATCTTCTTGAGTTAGTTAACTCCTACAATGTCCACTTAAAGTCTCTTCCTGTTGTTACGAGGAAGCTGACCAGGCAGCTCCTGCCttgttaaatttctccagtcaccttgaggtgtcctgttctacatatctaccaagtttagtaaaaatcgatatggcggttaggcctagatNcaatcagttgctatagcgcccccctttggccaattgatgtaatattgcttcattcgcatcctcccgtTACCTATTAccactgtaccaaatttcacatggattgaccaagtcagtgacgagaaaaacgtggaacagacacacacacagacacacccacagacaccaccatagacagagttttcatcattatatagtaagatataaaGCGTACTGCTGAGACGACCATGATCTCATCCTGGTGATGACCGTCTCTTCTTTCATATTTCCCTCTCTATTTCTCAATAAACAGACTTGATCTTGAATAGAGTGTAAGTGTCTTCCTCCGACTTCCTGATCCTAGTGCAGCTGCTCTGCTTTAGTGATCTCTGTCCATACTATGCCTTTATCCTCtgcttttgatattttaatatttgtttctaTGACGTACCCGAGTAGGAATCTTAATAAATATGGCTGCAGTGCCCTGTTTTCTCATTCTATC is part of the Epinephelus moara isolate mb chromosome 22, YSFRI_EMoa_1.0, whole genome shotgun sequence genome and harbors:
- the LOC126384325 gene encoding uncharacterized protein LOC126384325 isoform X6, translated to MSKVQMLRAFVNQRLTAAAEEIFELFETTIAEYEEKLEFSSKENHRQRKLLDAVYNPVRLHRAGVCSLAAALPSWHHPPSPPPPDDKVSTLT